The following coding sequences lie in one Loxodonta africana isolate mLoxAfr1 chromosome X, mLoxAfr1.hap2, whole genome shotgun sequence genomic window:
- the LOC100670849 gene encoding cyclin-Y-like — translation MEFNPSDHPRASTIFLSKSQTDVREKRKSLFINHHPPGQVARKYSSCPTIFLDDSTVSQPNLKYTIKCVALAIYYHIKNRDPDGRMLLDIFDENLHPLSKSEVPPDYDKHNPEQKQIYRFVRTLFSAAQLTAECAIVTLVYLERLLTYAEIDICPANWKRIVLGAILLASKVWDDQAVWNVDYCRILKDITVEDMNELERQFLELLQFNISVPSSVYAKYYFDLRSLAEANNLSFPLEPLSRERAHKLEAISRLCEDKYKDLRTPTRKRSASADNLTLTRWSPAIIS, via the coding sequence ATGGAATTCAATCCTTCAGACCATCCTCGGGCCAGCACAATATTCCTCAGTAAATCTCAGACAGACGTGAGAGAAAAACGCAAGAGTCTCTTCATTAACCATCATCCTCCAGGACAAGTAGCGAGGAAGTACAGCTCCTGCCCCACTATTTTCCTAGATGATAGCACAGTCAGTCAGCCAAACCTCAAGTATACAATTAAATGTGTAGCTCTCGCAATATACTATCACATCAAAAACAGGGACCCAGATGGAAGAATGCTCTTAGATATTTTTGATGAAAACCTTCACCCTCTTTCGAAATCCGAAGTGCCACCAGATTATGACAAACACAACCCAGAGCAGAAACAGATCTACCGGTTTGTTCGGACGCTGTTCAGTGCTGCCCAGCTGACGGCTGAATGTGCCATAGTCACCCTGGTATACCTTGAGAGACTTCTGACGTATGCAGAGATAGATATCTGTCCGGCAAACTGGAAGCGAATTGTCCTTGGGGCCATCTTGCTGGCCTCCAAAGTGTGGGACGACCAGGCGGTCTGGAATGTGGATTACTGCCGGATCCTGAAAGACATCACCGTTGAAGACATGAATGAGCTAGAGCGACAGTTTCTTGAATTGCTCCAGTTCAACATCAGCGTTCCTTCCAGTGTTTATGCCAAGTATTATTTTGATCTCCGTTCTCTGGCAGAAGCAAACAACCTGAGCTTCCCCTTGGAGCCCCTCAGCAGGGAGAGGGCTCACAAGCTTGAGGCCATCTCTCGGCTGTGCGAGGACAAGTACAAGGACTTGAGAACACCCACACGGAAGCGGTCAGCCAGTGCTGACAACCTAACTCTGACGCGGTGGTCCCCGGCCATCATCTCCTAA